One region of Anaeromyxobacter paludicola genomic DNA includes:
- a CDS encoding dicarboxylate/amino acid:cation symporter, producing the protein MKRLRKSLYLQVIIAVTLGALLGHFYPNAGQQMKPFGDGFIKLVKMLIAPIVFSTVVTGIAKMGDLKKVGRVGLKGIVYFEILTTIALAIGLFVGKILRPGAGMNVNVATLDTKAIASYTSPSAHLNTVDFVMNVIPKDVADAFAKGDILQVLFFSILFGVALAGMKEAGEPVLRFIDGLSGILFKIVGIVMRVAPVGAFGAMAFTIGKYGIHTLLSLAKLIGTFYTTSILFVFLVLGVVMWWSGLSIFKFLRYIKEEVFIVLGTSSSESALPLMMNKMEKLGCSKSVVGLVVPMGYSFNLDGTSIYLTLATLFIAQATNTQVSTVQELEILAVLLLTSKGAAAVTGGGFITLAATLSAVGNIPVAGLTLLLGVDRFMSEARAITNLIGNGVASVAVSKWEGELDVTHARRVLSGLAAVDGAAANDGHELAADRPAANS; encoded by the coding sequence GTGAAGCGTCTCAGGAAGAGCCTTTACCTGCAGGTGATCATCGCGGTGACCCTGGGCGCGCTCCTGGGCCACTTCTACCCGAACGCCGGCCAGCAGATGAAGCCGTTCGGGGATGGGTTCATCAAGCTGGTGAAGATGCTCATCGCCCCGATCGTGTTCTCCACGGTCGTCACGGGCATCGCCAAGATGGGCGATCTCAAGAAGGTGGGCCGCGTCGGCCTCAAGGGGATCGTCTACTTCGAGATCCTCACCACCATCGCGCTCGCCATCGGCCTCTTCGTCGGCAAGATCCTGCGGCCCGGCGCCGGCATGAACGTGAACGTGGCGACGCTCGACACCAAGGCGATCGCCAGCTACACGTCGCCCTCGGCCCACCTCAACACGGTGGACTTCGTCATGAACGTCATCCCGAAGGACGTCGCCGACGCCTTCGCCAAGGGTGACATCCTGCAGGTGCTCTTCTTCTCCATCCTCTTCGGCGTGGCCCTGGCCGGGATGAAGGAGGCGGGCGAGCCGGTGCTCCGGTTCATCGACGGCCTCTCCGGCATCCTCTTCAAGATCGTCGGCATCGTGATGCGCGTGGCGCCGGTCGGCGCGTTCGGCGCCATGGCCTTCACCATCGGCAAGTACGGCATCCACACGCTCCTCAGCCTCGCCAAGCTCATCGGGACCTTCTACACGACGAGCATCCTCTTCGTGTTCCTGGTGCTCGGCGTGGTGATGTGGTGGTCCGGCCTCTCCATCTTCAAGTTCCTCCGGTACATCAAGGAGGAGGTCTTCATCGTGCTCGGCACGTCCTCCTCCGAGTCGGCCCTGCCGCTCATGATGAACAAGATGGAGAAGCTCGGCTGCTCCAAGTCGGTGGTCGGCCTGGTCGTGCCGATGGGCTACAGCTTCAACCTCGACGGCACCTCCATCTACCTCACGCTCGCCACCCTCTTCATCGCGCAGGCCACCAACACCCAGGTCTCCACGGTCCAGGAGCTCGAGATCCTGGCGGTGCTGCTGCTCACCTCGAAGGGCGCGGCGGCGGTGACCGGCGGCGGCTTCATCACGCTCGCGGCGACCCTCTCGGCGGTCGGCAACATCCCGGTGGCCGGCCTCACGCTCCTCCTCGGCGTGGACCGCTTCATGTCGGAGGCGCGCGCCATCACGAACCTCATCGGCAACGGCGTGGCCTCGGTCGCGGTGTCGAAGTGGGAGGGCGAGCTCGACGTCACCCACGCGCGGCGGGTGCTCTCCGGCCTCGCGGCGGTGGACGGCGCGGCGGCGAACGACGGCCACGAGCTGGCCGCGGACCGGCCGGCGGCAAACTCCTAG